A section of the Petrimonas sulfuriphila genome encodes:
- a CDS encoding DUF1819 family protein, with amino-acid sequence MNKEKIERYKFSFTAASLQVPVMTSLAEKMVNEGLSLDELKPEDVGKERAKTNKRQFIEMKKRLATLSDDEINHLARASYEEQRLLSMVAFARAYRFFYDFVIDVVVEKVALFDITLTDLDYNVFFSRVAADHPEADKLTSLTQKKVRQYTFKVLEQAGLINNVKERIIQVPQLSIAFTSLISATRPQDLRLLLN; translated from the coding sequence ATGAATAAAGAGAAGATAGAGAGGTATAAATTTTCCTTCACCGCCGCCTCGTTGCAGGTGCCGGTGATGACCAGCCTTGCGGAGAAGATGGTGAACGAGGGGCTCTCCCTCGATGAGCTGAAGCCGGAGGATGTCGGAAAGGAGCGTGCGAAGACCAATAAGAGGCAGTTCATTGAAATGAAGAAACGTCTGGCCACCTTGTCGGATGATGAGATCAACCACCTCGCCAGGGCTTCCTATGAGGAGCAGCGACTACTCTCGATGGTCGCTTTCGCCAGGGCCTACCGGTTCTTCTACGATTTCGTGATCGATGTGGTGGTCGAGAAAGTGGCGCTCTTCGACATTACGCTGACCGATTTGGACTACAACGTCTTCTTCAGCCGTGTCGCTGCCGACCATCCCGAGGCAGATAAGCTCACATCTCTCACGCAAAAAAAAGTACGACAATATACATTCAAGGTGCTGGAGCAGGCAGGCCTTATCAACAACGTGAAGGAGCGCATCATTCAGGTGCCACAGTTGAGCATTGCGTTCACCTCACTTATTTCGGCCACCAGGCCACAGGATTTAAGACTATTACTAAACTGA
- a CDS encoding DUF1788 domain-containing protein, with product MTLEESIYEKFTFIRKVVSQERFIKMEGLSGEIPFWIAPYEVKAENQVNTEIGNLVRKLHNEGIKALCIDLFELSCALVEQNIGLEDMFAIEQGMEKLFFIDALQSTINIHERFIPAISERIEAEKPSMLFIKGVGKVFPFIRSHIVLNNLQSAVKNIPTLMFFPGEYSGKSLKLFNLLEDDNYYRANNIFSQKI from the coding sequence ATGACCTTAGAAGAATCTATATATGAAAAATTCACTTTCATCCGCAAGGTAGTATCGCAGGAACGGTTCATCAAGATGGAGGGGCTCTCGGGCGAGATCCCTTTCTGGATAGCCCCTTACGAGGTGAAAGCCGAGAACCAGGTCAACACCGAGATCGGCAACCTGGTCAGGAAGCTCCACAACGAAGGAATCAAGGCACTTTGTATCGACCTGTTTGAGCTGAGTTGCGCGCTGGTAGAACAAAACATCGGCCTGGAGGATATGTTTGCAATCGAGCAGGGCATGGAGAAGCTATTCTTCATCGATGCGCTCCAGTCCACCATCAACATCCACGAGCGGTTCATACCCGCCATCAGTGAACGAATAGAGGCAGAGAAACCCTCCATGCTGTTCATCAAGGGTGTAGGGAAAGTCTTCCCCTTCATCCGCTCCCACATCGTGCTCAACAACCTGCAGAGTGCCGTGAAGAACATCCCCACGCTGATGTTCTTCCCCGGTGAGTATTCCGGCAAGTCACTGAAGCTGTTCAATCTGCTGGAGGACGATAACTATTACAGAGCCAACAATATTTTCTCACAAAAGATATAA
- the brxC gene encoding BREX system P-loop protein BrxC has product MITPVNLFRKDVNRKIDTVIKADDQANIFQEVDEYVVTREISNKLADFFEYYNENGITNGVWISGFFGSGKSHLLKILSYVLENKKYNGYHLGELFAEKITDDIKLKGDIQSSLRKINSESILFNIDQQAQITTKSDENAILKVFYKVFYDHQGFYGFQPHVAAFEESLVRDSKYEAFKQEFEKVYGQPWTEARKDYIKPQINDAIAQSCAVVYSADPEQYKNYLFKWQSQHKQSIEDFAMKVSDYINARGKNFRLNFFVDEVGQFIAERTKLMLNLQTLAETLYTKCNGNSWVMVTSQEDLENLVGDDSKVQSDDFSKIQGRFKVRMPLTSSSVDEVIEKRLLEKSDDGVPVLTRLFKREEENIRTLISFSNSGIQFRGYKDEHDFVNKYPFLPYQFDLFQQCIKSLSRHNVFQGQHQSVGERSMLGVFQHILKEMDLTNTHSLVSFDQMFEGIAGTLRTEAQNAILVANNNLGASNPMAVRVLKVLFMIKYYESFKGTARNISVLLIDRLNINLTIHNRAVEEALPNRFNEVCLNLVLLHNYLFFKYTNLIKYIWIC; this is encoded by the coding sequence ATGATCACGCCAGTCAATCTTTTTCGCAAAGATGTTAACAGAAAAATCGATACCGTTATCAAGGCCGACGACCAGGCCAACATCTTCCAGGAGGTGGATGAGTATGTCGTCACCCGGGAGATATCCAACAAGCTAGCAGACTTCTTTGAGTATTATAACGAAAACGGGATCACCAACGGAGTCTGGATCTCCGGCTTCTTCGGCTCGGGTAAATCCCACCTGCTCAAGATCCTCAGCTATGTGCTGGAGAACAAGAAGTACAACGGTTATCACCTGGGTGAGCTATTCGCGGAGAAGATCACCGACGATATCAAGCTCAAGGGTGATATACAAAGCAGTCTGAGAAAAATCAACTCGGAAAGCATCCTTTTCAATATCGACCAACAGGCACAGATCACCACCAAGAGCGATGAGAACGCCATCCTGAAGGTGTTCTACAAGGTATTCTACGACCACCAGGGCTTTTACGGCTTCCAGCCCCACGTGGCAGCCTTTGAGGAGAGTCTTGTCAGGGACAGTAAGTATGAAGCCTTCAAGCAGGAGTTTGAGAAGGTGTACGGCCAACCCTGGACGGAAGCCCGTAAGGATTATATCAAGCCGCAGATCAACGATGCCATCGCACAGAGTTGTGCAGTCGTCTATAGCGCCGATCCCGAGCAATACAAGAACTACCTCTTCAAGTGGCAGTCACAGCACAAACAGTCCATCGAGGACTTCGCCATGAAGGTAAGCGATTACATCAATGCCCGGGGTAAGAACTTCCGGCTCAACTTCTTCGTGGATGAAGTGGGACAGTTCATCGCCGAAAGGACGAAGCTGATGCTCAACCTGCAGACCCTCGCCGAGACCCTCTACACCAAATGCAACGGCAACAGCTGGGTGATGGTCACCTCGCAGGAAGATCTTGAGAACCTTGTGGGAGATGACTCCAAGGTGCAGTCCGACGACTTCTCCAAGATCCAGGGACGGTTCAAGGTACGCATGCCATTGACCTCCTCCAGCGTGGATGAGGTGATTGAAAAACGTCTGCTGGAGAAAAGCGATGATGGTGTTCCTGTGCTCACCCGACTCTTCAAAAGGGAAGAGGAGAATATCCGGACGCTGATCTCATTCTCCAACAGCGGCATCCAGTTCAGGGGATACAAGGATGAGCATGACTTCGTCAACAAGTACCCCTTCCTCCCTTACCAGTTCGACCTCTTCCAGCAGTGCATCAAGTCGCTCTCCCGCCACAACGTATTCCAGGGGCAGCACCAGTCGGTCGGCGAACGCTCTATGCTGGGTGTGTTCCAGCATATCCTCAAGGAGATGGACCTGACCAATACCCACTCACTCGTAAGCTTCGACCAGATGTTCGAAGGGATCGCCGGCACCCTGCGCACCGAAGCACAGAACGCGATACTGGTTGCCAACAACAACCTCGGTGCCTCCAATCCCATGGCCGTAAGGGTGCTGAAAGTGCTCTTCATGATCAAGTATTACGAAAGCTTCAAGGGTACGGCCCGCAATATCTCCGTGTTGCTGATCGACCGTCTCAACATCAACCTCACCATCCACAACAGGGCGGTTGAAGAGGCTCTACCCAATAGGTTTAATGAAGTTTGTCTCAATTTAGTCCTCCTACATAACTATCTGTTTTTCAAGTATACAAATTTAATTAAATATATTTGGATATGTTAG
- a CDS encoding ISL3 family transposase, with the protein MIDYTSQPKDNNFSINKHSLQAIFGIPGVVFYDSVISDNLILLSARLKGKTAKCTCCGKRSKSVHSSYTRKLTDLSVIGRAVKIILKVRKFRCRNSRCSQTVFSEQHLPLTQKYSRLTDRTSHYLQRLLIEVSSRKGEYISDLFSIKQSSSTCLRIVKSIEMPDYQELTTIGIDDWAYRKGKSYGTIIVNALNHRPVELLKSRDKEEVADWLKKHNSILYVTRDRSSSYSNAIKSGASKASQIADRFHLVKNLGDHIAHEIRMEYKTIKSSWLSHRKSLYKSKENNSCLNSGDNENTSDSQYNKHTNSVNHRKQELFNRIHELKKSNYSQRAIAKALNINRKTVKYYFEMEELLPRAIIYFNNYGDFMDLIKECCNQGLNVRTIFVSIKKRGFKGNQTSFYQWFNRHFPEYQSKKRLPSSSPDSL; encoded by the coding sequence ATGATTGACTACACTAGCCAACCCAAAGATAATAACTTTTCTATAAACAAACATTCGCTCCAAGCTATTTTTGGAATCCCGGGTGTTGTATTCTATGATTCCGTTATAAGTGATAATTTGATTCTACTGTCTGCCCGTCTTAAAGGCAAGACAGCAAAATGTACCTGTTGCGGTAAAAGGAGTAAAAGCGTTCACTCATCCTATACGCGCAAATTAACCGATCTTTCAGTAATCGGCAGGGCTGTGAAAATTATACTGAAAGTCAGAAAGTTTAGATGCCGTAACAGTCGTTGTTCTCAAACAGTTTTCTCCGAGCAACATCTGCCCTTAACTCAGAAGTACTCACGACTAACAGATCGCACAAGTCATTATTTGCAAAGGCTGCTCATTGAGGTCTCATCCCGTAAAGGTGAGTATATAAGCGATCTCTTCTCAATAAAGCAGAGCAGTTCCACCTGTCTTAGAATCGTTAAGTCTATAGAAATGCCCGATTATCAGGAGCTGACTACCATCGGTATAGATGACTGGGCATACAGGAAAGGCAAATCATATGGTACTATTATTGTAAATGCACTTAACCACCGTCCCGTGGAACTACTAAAGAGTAGAGACAAAGAGGAGGTTGCAGATTGGCTTAAAAAACACAACTCCATACTGTATGTAACCAGGGATCGATCAAGCAGCTATTCTAATGCTATAAAGTCTGGGGCATCCAAGGCGTCACAAATAGCCGACAGGTTTCATTTGGTGAAAAATCTGGGAGATCACATAGCACATGAAATACGAATGGAGTATAAAACCATTAAAAGCAGTTGGTTGTCTCACAGGAAGAGTCTTTATAAAAGCAAAGAAAATAACAGCTGTTTAAATAGTGGAGATAACGAAAATACCAGCGATTCACAATATAACAAACACACCAATAGTGTTAACCATAGAAAACAGGAGTTGTTTAATAGGATTCATGAGCTTAAAAAAAGCAACTACTCTCAAAGAGCAATTGCAAAGGCTTTAAATATTAATCGTAAAACTGTAAAATATTATTTTGAAATGGAAGAGTTGTTGCCACGCGCAATCATCTATTTCAATAATTATGGAGATTTTATGGATCTGATTAAGGAGTGTTGTAATCAGGGGTTAAATGTAAGAACTATATTTGTCTCTATAAAAAAACGGGGATTCAAGGGTAATCAAACATCCTTTTATCAGTGGTTCAACAGGCACTTCCCGGAATATCAGAGTAAGAAAAGATTACCAAGTTCCTCCCCCGATAGTTTATGA
- a CDS encoding transposase, with protein MSPNRLAIHLTNSEWGVSKETGECSKSHILAEEIINSSILLKNMREAYNTFREILNSKDELRLDQWLEKYKSTKIMRIRSFINGINHDLEAVKNAIKYPWSNGVVEGHVNRLKNKKREMYGRAGFELLRRKVVLSNSG; from the coding sequence ATGTCACCCAACAGACTTGCCATTCATTTAACAAATAGTGAATGGGGTGTTTCAAAGGAAACAGGCGAGTGTAGCAAGTCTCACATACTGGCAGAAGAGATTATTAACTCCTCTATTCTATTAAAAAACATGAGAGAAGCATACAACACTTTTAGAGAGATTTTAAACAGTAAAGATGAGCTTAGGTTAGACCAATGGCTCGAGAAGTATAAATCGACTAAAATAATGAGGATTAGAAGTTTTATAAATGGTATTAATCATGATTTGGAAGCAGTAAAAAACGCCATTAAATACCCTTGGAGTAATGGAGTTGTAGAGGGTCACGTAAACAGATTAAAAAACAAGAAAAGAGAGATGTATGGCAGGGCTGGATTTGAACTGTTAAGACGAAAGGTAGTGCTTTCCAACTCAGGATAA
- a CDS encoding IS4 family transposase: protein MGKVSENKFVGQPILRQIVNIIPREKFDELVIRLGSDKYYKAFFSWDQLIVMLFGIFSRCDSMGEVCDGMRALGGKLNYLGMESSPAKSTAGDALRDRDEELFRLFYFALIAHFSPLLSVSRKKKCRKQGVSFEEFYAFDSSTVTLFSDVMKGVGRNPKGDGKKKGGLKVHMLTDVHADTPRFVKISEAKMHDKNFLQYLNLSEGSMVVFDKAYNYYLQFAKWTRQGVNFVCRLKDNARYEVQEVLHEKKLEKGEHAVYKVEHIHVQYIEKVETGTEGKKKRKKVRQTRTLCLRLVWYRDEQGRKYKFITNNWEITDEEVALIYKNRWSIETGFKKLKQNFQLTYFYSDTENGIKTQVWCTLIAYLLLQVIQTKSESEKAFSTIAALLRMHLISHLDLTWVVTEGRRTYPRRLKSRNKSPTAAQLSLF, encoded by the coding sequence ATGGGCAAAGTTAGCGAAAATAAATTTGTCGGTCAGCCGATCTTAAGACAAATAGTGAATATTATCCCGAGGGAAAAGTTCGATGAGCTGGTAATAAGGCTCGGCAGTGATAAATATTACAAGGCGTTTTTTTCCTGGGATCAATTGATCGTGATGCTCTTTGGCATTTTTTCCCGTTGCGACTCGATGGGTGAAGTCTGTGACGGCATGCGTGCCTTGGGTGGCAAGTTGAATTACCTGGGCATGGAGAGTTCGCCTGCAAAAAGCACTGCCGGAGATGCATTGCGTGACAGGGACGAGGAGCTGTTCCGTCTGTTCTACTTTGCACTGATCGCCCATTTTTCCCCGCTTTTGTCGGTCAGCCGCAAAAAAAAGTGCCGGAAGCAGGGTGTCAGTTTCGAGGAGTTCTATGCCTTTGATTCGAGTACGGTGACGCTGTTTTCCGACGTGATGAAAGGCGTGGGCCGGAACCCTAAAGGCGACGGGAAAAAGAAAGGCGGCCTGAAAGTCCACATGCTGACCGACGTCCATGCTGACACGCCGCGATTCGTGAAGATAAGCGAGGCGAAAATGCACGACAAGAACTTCTTGCAATACCTGAATTTAAGTGAAGGCAGCATGGTGGTCTTCGACAAGGCATACAATTACTACCTGCAGTTCGCCAAATGGACGCGACAAGGCGTGAATTTCGTTTGTCGGCTGAAAGACAATGCAAGGTACGAGGTTCAGGAAGTCCTTCACGAGAAGAAGCTGGAAAAAGGGGAACATGCCGTTTACAAGGTGGAACATATCCACGTTCAATATATCGAGAAGGTCGAGACGGGGACCGAAGGCAAGAAAAAAAGGAAGAAAGTCAGACAGACGAGGACCTTATGCCTTCGTTTAGTTTGGTACAGGGATGAACAGGGGCGTAAATACAAGTTCATCACCAATAATTGGGAAATAACAGACGAGGAAGTTGCCTTGATTTATAAAAATAGGTGGTCTATCGAAACGGGATTCAAAAAATTGAAGCAAAACTTCCAACTCACCTATTTTTATTCCGACACTGAAAACGGGATAAAGACCCAAGTATGGTGTACCCTGATCGCGTATTTGCTTTTACAGGTGATTCAGACCAAGTCGGAAAGCGAAAAGGCGTTTTCAACCATAGCCGCGTTGTTGAGGATGCATTTGATAAGCCATCTGGATTTGACGTGGGTGGTGACCGAAGGCAGGCGCACTTATCCCAGACGACTGAAAAGTCGCAATAAAAGTCCCACGGCCGCCCAATTATCACTGTTTTGA
- a CDS encoding tyrosine-type recombinase/integrase, giving the protein MKIEGVIDRTGGKGKRDYAMILLASRLGLRASDITRLQFASLNWDNNVIILKQHKTKREIILPLLSDIGDAIIDYIKNGRPDNDSKNLFLSLIQPYRPIRVSTLCTIVTNYIYAAGVSPKGRHHGTHSLRHSLATNLLENGTALPVISEVLGHGSTGSTMYYLGVNIKSLLECSQNVPDVPEDFYSQKGGMLYA; this is encoded by the coding sequence ATGAAAATAGAAGGGGTGATAGATAGAACCGGGGGGAAAGGCAAAAGGGATTATGCGATGATACTGCTTGCATCCAGACTCGGGCTACGTGCTTCTGATATTACAAGACTCCAGTTTGCTAGTTTGAATTGGGATAACAATGTCATTATCCTCAAACAGCACAAGACCAAAAGAGAGATTATACTGCCGCTTCTTTCCGATATAGGAGACGCCATTATTGATTATATAAAAAATGGCAGGCCAGATAATGATTCCAAGAATCTGTTTTTGTCACTTATTCAACCTTATAGACCTATAAGAGTATCGACATTGTGTACTATTGTTACTAATTATATTTATGCGGCAGGAGTATCACCCAAAGGAAGACATCATGGCACCCACTCTTTACGGCATAGCCTGGCGACTAATCTTTTGGAAAATGGCACGGCTTTGCCTGTTATATCTGAAGTGCTTGGGCATGGTTCGACAGGGTCGACCATGTATTATCTTGGTGTTAATATCAAATCACTACTGGAATGTTCCCAGAATGTGCCGGATGTCCCCGAGGATTTTTATTCGCAGAAAGGAGGCATGCTGTATGCCTAA
- a CDS encoding tyrosine-type recombinase/integrase yields the protein MAPYISSFVESKTRKGIKGEDIKWILYELDRHLAEKGHQACYIDRISYDSWYHATCGNKQVSTVYQKVSVMRRFLIYMGNMGLECYVPRLPRKHKSEYVPYIFTENEIKGLFAAADNLRVKEHHANSLMMVVPVLLRTLYSTAIRIGEAINLRNKDIDFEKHVIVLDNTKNGRQRLAPLNESLEKVLRQYIRYRNMLPVEGVMAPESHLFVNGLGHKLSKRGIGRYFRKLLQEANIPYKGHEEGPSLHNLRHTACVHSLVRMHRQGRDIYCCLPILSTFMGHVKVMDTEHYLRLTQNMYPEIIQMDASVTAGLGNLIAKSLLKVDDHGNI from the coding sequence ATGGCTCCCTACATAAGCTCTTTCGTAGAATCAAAAACCAGAAAAGGGATAAAAGGAGAAGATATAAAGTGGATCCTTTACGAGTTGGATCGACATCTGGCAGAAAAGGGGCATCAGGCTTGTTATATTGACAGGATATCCTATGATAGTTGGTATCATGCAACTTGTGGCAACAAACAAGTATCAACCGTATATCAAAAAGTATCCGTAATGAGACGTTTTTTGATATATATGGGCAATATGGGGCTTGAATGTTATGTCCCTAGATTGCCAAGGAAGCATAAATCTGAATATGTGCCATACATTTTTACTGAAAACGAAATCAAAGGCTTGTTTGCCGCAGCCGATAATCTCAGGGTAAAGGAGCATCATGCCAATTCATTAATGATGGTTGTACCTGTTTTGCTAAGGACTTTGTATAGCACTGCAATACGAATTGGTGAAGCAATAAATCTTCGGAACAAGGACATAGATTTTGAAAAACATGTCATTGTTTTGGATAACACAAAGAATGGCCGTCAAAGACTTGCCCCTTTAAATGAATCTTTAGAAAAAGTTTTGAGGCAATACATCCGTTATAGAAACATGTTACCCGTCGAAGGTGTAATGGCTCCTGAGAGTCACCTTTTTGTCAATGGGCTGGGGCATAAACTGTCAAAAAGGGGTATAGGCAGATATTTTAGGAAACTACTGCAGGAGGCAAACATCCCGTATAAGGGACACGAAGAAGGCCCAAGCCTTCATAATCTAAGACATACCGCTTGTGTGCACTCTCTCGTCCGCATGCATAGGCAAGGCAGGGATATATACTGTTGCCTTCCTATACTCTCTACATTTATGGGACATGTAAAAGTCATGGACACCGAGCATTATCTCCGTCTTACACAAAACATGTATCCGGAAATTATCCAAATGGATGCATCCGTAACTGCCGGACTTGGAAATCTTATTGCAAAATCACTCCTTAAAGTTGATGATCATGGGAACATATAA
- a CDS encoding site-specific integrase has protein sequence MGTYKDIAGCIEKYFTDYLVKERGVSAHTVRSYRDTFILLLEYMNKEKKIPADKLGLDDIDRSVVLSFLDWLQDVKRNAVSTRNQRYATIRSFYEYMMYEDPVHLSHWKSICSIRIKREVRNSVKYLTVDGVKAVFEQIDTNTREGRRNLTLLSLMYNLGARVQEIIDLTPLSIRTSKPYVIELFGKGAKKRLVPIDDNMMNLLGNYLKEYGLDRPGMGHHPLFFNSRRAKLTNPGITYILQKYASLAHIAYPDLVPSTPTPHTLRHSRAMHLLQAGVNLVYIRDLLGHVSIQTTEIYARADSKLKREALENAFSDLGITEPDVKSWEKDPKLKAFLKSLD, from the coding sequence ATGGGAACATATAAAGATATTGCAGGGTGTATTGAAAAGTATTTTACCGATTACCTGGTAAAAGAGCGCGGCGTCAGCGCCCATACAGTGCGTTCATACCGAGACACTTTCATTCTGCTTCTTGAATATATGAATAAAGAGAAGAAGATCCCGGCGGACAAGTTAGGACTGGATGACATAGACAGGAGTGTGGTACTTTCCTTCCTGGACTGGCTTCAGGATGTCAAGCGCAACGCCGTTTCCACGCGGAACCAGAGATACGCTACAATAAGATCTTTCTATGAATACATGATGTATGAAGATCCCGTCCATTTATCACACTGGAAATCAATATGCTCAATACGTATAAAACGAGAGGTGCGAAATAGTGTCAAATATCTGACTGTTGACGGGGTAAAAGCCGTTTTCGAACAGATAGATACAAATACCCGTGAAGGAAGAAGAAACCTGACCCTATTGTCCTTGATGTATAATCTTGGAGCCAGGGTACAGGAAATTATAGATCTCACACCGCTATCGATAAGAACAAGCAAGCCCTATGTCATCGAGTTGTTTGGTAAAGGAGCCAAAAAACGATTGGTGCCGATTGATGACAATATGATGAATTTACTTGGAAATTACTTGAAGGAATACGGCTTGGACAGACCCGGGATGGGTCATCATCCCCTCTTCTTCAATAGCCGGAGGGCTAAGCTTACCAATCCCGGGATTACCTATATTTTGCAAAAATATGCTTCATTGGCACATATTGCATATCCCGATCTGGTCCCGTCAACACCAACTCCGCATACGCTGAGGCACTCAAGGGCAATGCACCTGCTACAGGCCGGTGTAAATCTGGTATATATCAGGGATCTTTTGGGGCATGTGTCAATACAGACGACCGAGATTTATGCAAGGGCGGACTCGAAGTTGAAGAGAGAAGCCTTAGAAAATGCTTTTAGTGATCTTGGAATTACTGAACCGGATGTGAAAAGTTGGGAAAAAGATCCCAAGCTTAAAGCTTTTTTAAAAAGTTTGGATTGA
- a CDS encoding IS66 family transposase, with product MLVHLIDKLYLYTMKTSNTELNDQVVISRGEYNELLSIKSDCEYLRFQLSELKRMLYGVRSERFRSEKTDDGQLDLFAGTRDSLRDIQPKAEANKETITYEREKTREKPVRSRLPEHLRREEEVIEPDLIPDGAVKIGESVTELLEYKPADVYVRVIIRPKYVVPGTEGEGCVTVAPMPSLPIVKGNAGAGILSHICASKFIDHLPFYRQAEIFKRQKIPVAESTLKGWYAAVCRLLEPLHDTLIHEIMKRDYLQVDEPPIPVLTSDKPGATHKGYMWVFHAPVEGMACFRYGKSRSGDVAAGFLDGYRGALQTDAYAGYDQYKDAEHITLLACMAHSRRYHNFN from the coding sequence GTGCTTGTTCATCTCATTGATAAGTTGTATCTTTACACCATGAAAACAAGCAATACGGAATTGAATGACCAGGTTGTTATTTCCCGCGGGGAATATAACGAATTGCTGTCCATCAAGTCCGATTGCGAATACCTGAGGTTTCAACTCTCCGAGCTAAAACGGATGCTTTACGGTGTGAGAAGTGAACGCTTCAGGTCGGAAAAAACCGATGACGGGCAATTGGACCTCTTTGCCGGCACGCGGGATTCACTTCGCGATATTCAGCCAAAAGCGGAAGCGAACAAGGAAACCATCACTTACGAACGCGAAAAGACACGCGAAAAGCCTGTCCGGAGCCGTCTTCCCGAGCACCTGCGACGGGAAGAGGAGGTGATTGAACCTGACCTTATCCCCGATGGAGCCGTCAAGATAGGGGAGTCTGTCACCGAGCTGCTGGAGTACAAGCCCGCCGACGTTTACGTGCGGGTTATTATCCGTCCCAAGTACGTGGTGCCGGGCACGGAAGGTGAAGGCTGCGTTACTGTAGCCCCCATGCCCTCGTTGCCCATCGTGAAAGGAAATGCCGGGGCGGGCATTCTCTCCCATATCTGCGCGAGCAAATTCATCGATCACCTCCCGTTCTATCGCCAGGCCGAGATATTCAAGCGGCAAAAGATACCGGTTGCCGAGTCGACGCTCAAGGGCTGGTACGCCGCCGTCTGCCGCTTGCTTGAGCCGTTACACGATACACTGATCCATGAAATAATGAAACGCGACTACCTTCAGGTGGACGAGCCCCCGATACCTGTTCTTACCTCGGATAAGCCCGGTGCCACGCACAAGGGGTACATGTGGGTGTTTCATGCCCCCGTGGAAGGCATGGCGTGCTTCAGGTACGGAAAATCCCGCTCGGGGGATGTCGCCGCCGGATTTCTTGACGGGTACCGCGGCGCGCTCCAAACTGACGCGTACGCGGGGTATGACCAGTATAAGGACGCGGAGCACATCACACTTTTGGCATGCATGGCCCATAGCCGGCGTTATCACAACTTTAATTAA
- the tnpB gene encoding IS66 family insertion sequence element accessory protein TnpB, translating into MFSLNESQRFYLCLSPTDLRKGFDSLCGLVSSELGRDPLGGEVFIFVNRSRTTIKLLHWERGGLVLYHKRLESGRFSLPRVHSSGKGCSILWRDLVMMVEGISMEKTTRRKRFNIAPKTA; encoded by the coding sequence ATGTTCTCACTTAACGAATCCCAGCGTTTTTACCTCTGCCTCTCACCCACCGACCTGCGTAAAGGATTTGACAGTTTATGCGGGCTTGTCTCATCGGAATTGGGACGCGACCCGTTAGGCGGGGAAGTGTTCATCTTTGTCAACAGGTCCAGGACGACCATCAAGCTGCTCCATTGGGAACGGGGCGGGCTCGTGCTGTACCACAAGCGCCTGGAAAGCGGCCGCTTTTCCCTTCCCCGCGTCCATTCTTCCGGCAAGGGATGCAGTATTCTTTGGCGCGATTTGGTCATGATGGTCGAGGGTATTTCCATGGAAAAAACCACCCGCCGGAAAAGATTCAATATTGCTCCAAAAACCGCGTGA
- a CDS encoding transposase, whose amino-acid sequence MNTNKMNRRFTQHEAFSLIEEYFQSGQRATDFYRSKNMSEWQFYKWRKLYLEVHPEHEASKTPPAKEPSLLQPVTVIGKPSSRRMPRFEIAYPGGVTLRVDEGVTDITLLGELLTF is encoded by the coding sequence ATGAACACTAACAAAATGAATCGTCGTTTTACTCAACACGAAGCGTTTTCCCTGATCGAAGAGTACTTTCAAAGTGGTCAGCGGGCCACGGATTTTTACCGGTCCAAAAACATGAGTGAATGGCAGTTTTACAAATGGAGAAAATTGTATCTTGAAGTCCATCCGGAACATGAAGCCTCAAAAACACCCCCTGCAAAGGAGCCATCCCTCTTGCAGCCGGTAACTGTTATCGGCAAGCCGTCCTCCCGGCGGATGCCCCGGTTCGAGATCGCCTATCCCGGCGGGGTAACTCTTCGCGTGGACGAGGGGGTAACCGACATCACGCTACTCGGGGAACTGCTCACTTTTTAA
- a CDS encoding NVEALA domain-containing protein yields the protein MRKKFLSGIFALALLLTAGYGVNQSMKSDTGLSDLALANVEALAQNENPGGPITISCRYADIASDVWSGTFLWRCQGCSYSICNNISSSSTCTRY from the coding sequence ATGAGAAAGAAATTTTTATCGGGTATATTTGCCCTTGCACTTCTTCTAACCGCAGGTTATGGAGTGAACCAAAGTATGAAAAGTGACACTGGTCTTTCGGATTTAGCATTAGCCAATGTGGAAGCATTGGCACAGAATGAAAACCCTGGAGGACCGATTACTATTAGTTGTCGTTATGCAGATATCGCAAGTGATGTTTGGAGTGGGACTTTTCTTTGGCGTTGCCAAGGTTGTTCTTATTCTATCTGCAATAACATAAGTAGCAGCTCAACTTGTACTCGTTATTAG